The genome window tgttttgattttataggatcacctattcacccccctctaggtgctctcaagaagcCCTTGGAGAGTGGGACCCAACCGTCAGCGAAaccagagaaaagaaaaagggaaaagggagGGAAGTGGGCTGCGTGGGAGAATTCTGTGGTGAGGAGACGAGCGTGAGGCGGGATTGGGCCGAAAATGGAGGACTCAGCCCAAGCACcaattttctccttttcttttatttcgattttatttttcttttaaagCTAATTCAAGTAAAAGttgaatttcaacttgatttgaaTGCGCAAGCAAAAGTTAAGCATGATGCAAATAATAATTATATATTTGATTATATTAGTTCTTTTATCCTTGCTTCAAAACATATAATTCTATAGGGAATACTTCACACACTATCCATTTTTTTGAAAATACTTTTGAATAGAAAACTCATATACAAAAATTATATGTTCGAGATAAATAATATCTAGTACATAAAATCCTTTAGATAGCGCttatggatatatatatataaacccaCAAATTAATAACTAAATCCTTTTATTTTAATCTTAATTAAGAAACATTCAAGTTAGGAGATGTGACTCTAAATGTAGCAAATTATCTTATTATGAGATATTCTAACCTAAAATTGTTGGAGAAACCCAAATTAAAATTATGAGGTGTTACATCAAGTGGGCCCATGCAATGGGTGGAAGGAACACTCAGATGCTCAGCAACACAACGGGTTGGGGCAACAGTGTTGTTAAACGTGTCCTGTTAATGTAcaatgcaggggtatttataggtaccaggTGGGTGGACATGCCTTCATAAGTACAATTATGCCCCTAGTTACCTACACCTTCCCTAGAAAATTCCCCCCTTGGGGGTCATTACAGATCATTATAGCGGAGTTAAGTACAACCTGAACAAACACAATATTAACCCTACCCTAGGGTGGGCTTACACGTGGGCCCGAGTAAGCCAGCAGAGCGCCGTGCAGACCCATTCCGCAATCCACGCGTGCAGGGACCTCAGTCTTCTCTCGGGCTGCCGAGTCTTCGAGGCAAGGGAAGGCCGGCACTCGGACTCGTGGCAAGCGAAGTCTTGAAGAGCCCTCGCTTTGGCCGACTGGTCCCTTCGCCCCCAAGCCTTCATCAGCTCTTCGACCGAGGCGCTGCCTTCGGTGCGGGTTGAGGTAGACTTCACTTCCTGTGATTGATGTAACTTGCTCGACTTATGTTTTAAGTAGACtgaacgggggggggggggggggggggggggggcatatGACCTTTTCTCCAGCATTCCTCTATTAGGGTTAGGGTATGGGAAGATTTTAATTCCCATGGGTATAGATTTGGGAGAAATTCTTCCCCATTGAGTATGTGGGTATGGGTACGGGAAATCAGAACCCAAACCTGATTACCCATGAGTAATATTCACTCAATAAAATTATGTGTGCACCCAATAGGCAATAATCCAAACAACTAACCCTAACTCCCCAACCCTTTTAATCACCCATCCACCCAACCTAAGAGGATAGCCACCCTCACCCACCCGTCCACATGTCACTTTGTTTTTGTTGTTTTGCACATTATTTTTTCTTGTTACATGTCAGATTTATTTGTGATGTATTTTTGTTGGGTGTCGTGTGAGTGTTAATGTCATATAAAATATAATATGATCATGCTTTTTTATCGGGATGGAGACTCATTGAGGACCCGATACTCGAATGAGGATAGAGATGTGATGAATCCTATACCCATGATGGGTATGTGTATGGGGATGGTGATAGGTATAGCTTCATAGGGATGTGTATGAGATGTCTAATCCCAGTAGGGAATTctccattgacatctctagtccCGACGATCCGAGTCCTACCCCTCAGCGAACCCACTCGCCGTCCCTCGAACCTAGCGGCCAGTGATATGCCCTCCTCACCTCTAAGACCGGTCGCACCCCTCAGGGAACCCACTCGCCGTCCCCTAGACCTAGGGGCCAGTGATACACCCTCTCACCTCTAAGACCACATCCAGTAGCAGCTTACTCATATTTATACCTATATTCAAACTACACTATACAAACAACATAATTTACAGTGCAAAACGGTGTAAAAGGTGTTTTGGCGACTATATATACATTGCACCATGGTTACTAAAAACACTATTTTACACGGTTTAAAGAGTGTAGTTTGAATATGAGGAAGAGTAGGTGTAATAGCGAGATGGTGTAACTCTAATTCCTAGCCCCGAGACTGACGCCGGCTGCCTCGCTCCATTTCTAATCCGGTAATCCCCCCTCCCGAGtccaaaccctaaacctaaacctctcacccggcgccgccgccgccaccgccgccgccccgaGGCCCCATCCCAGCGCAACCGACTTCCGCCTCGGATTGAAGCAGTCAGTATTTTCCGTCCCCTTCCATGTTTCTCTGGCTCTATTCGACCTGTTTCGTTTGGTTCTTGTCACTTTCTTGCCATTACTGATCGGTTTGAGTGTTGGTGTGAGCTGCAGATGTCGTCGGACGACGAGGTCAGGGAGGAGAAGGAGCTCGACCTCTCCTCCAACGATGTCGTCACCAAGTACAAGACTGCCGCCGAAATCCTGAACAGTAAGTAACCTCGTCTCATCGCGCCCCTTCTAACATTATTACCTCCCATTCTTACGGTTGGTCTGCAGTCAAGCAGCGCGCGTGAGGATTGCCTAGTTTTTCTAGTATATGTTCCCGCTGATGTTTGTTAATTGTTACTTTTCCTTCAATTTAGATGTTTGACAGTCTTTGTGAATTGTTAGTAGTAGCTGGATTTTAGCTGTTACCTTACCTGAGAATGGATTTCCCGTTAAGCAGAATTGATATCTACCTTGTATGCATCTTGAGTTTTCAAGAAGTGCACTGATGGTAATATTAGGTTCTACAAGTTGTGGCATTGACTTTGTTCGTGTGATTGTGTTTGCTGTGGCCTGATGATACATACCAGTATCAGAAATGAAATGCTGAAATGTTTTGTCACCTTTGCAGACGCTCTGAAGCTGGTTGTGTCTGAGTGCAAGCCAAAAGCAAAGATTGTTGACCTTTGTGAGAAGGGTGACTCTTTCATAAGAGAGTAATAGATCTTTCTGTGTCTTAGTGCTCTTGGTTGCTTCTTTCTTGCTAATTTGCATCCTTACTTGGGCTTATTGTTTGGAATAGGCAAACTGGGAATGTCTACAAGAATGCAAAGAGGAAGATTGAAAGGGGCATTGCTTTCCCAACCTGTGTTTCTGTGAACAACACAGTCTGCCACTTCTCCCCGCTTACCACAGATGATGCAGTTCTGGAAGAAAATGATATGGTTAAAATGTAATTGTCTTGCTGCAACTATCTTTATAGTGTTTTTTTTTGCAGATGTTGCTGGGGACCTCAACAAATTTTGTTTTCCTTTTGCAGTGACATGGGGTGTCATATTGATGGCTTTATTGCTGTGGTGGCACATACACATGTAATTGCAAATGGGCCTGTCACAGGAAGAGCAGCTGATGTTCTTGCTGCTGCCAACACAGCAGCAGAAGTTGCAATGAGGCTTGTCAGACCTGGGAAGAAGGTATAAGTGTTTTACAAGACCTTAAGTTTTCTTTTCTTTCACACGTTATATATTATCTATCATTATTCCCTTCTCCCTAAGCATATCTTTGAAAGATGTTTGAACTGTTGACCTGACTAAATATTTTCTTTATCATATTGTGGGTGTGTACTGATTTGTTCGTTTCATTACTAATCCCGTCTCTCTATATTCAGAATAAGGATGTTACTGAAGCAATTCAGAAAGTTGCTGCTGTTTATGATTGCAAAATTGTGGAAGGTGTTCTTAGCCATCAACTGAAGCAATTTGTGATTGATGGTAACAAAGTTGTGCTAAGTGTCTCCAATGCTGATACAAAGGTTGATGATGCTGAatttgaagaaaatgaagtctatGCAATCGATATTGTCACCAGCACTGGGGAGGGGAAGGTAAGAAATTCTGTTTTTTTGCATGTGATGCTTTTTTTTCCATGTTTGACCACATTTTCGTTGAATATTCATGCCAGCCCAAGTTATTGGATGAGAAGCAGACCACCATCTACAAAAGGGCTGTAGACAAGAATTATAACCTGAAGATGAAAGCGTCAAGATTTATTTTCAGTGAAATCAGCCAGAAGTTCCCAATCATGCCCTTCACTGCTAGGTTTGTGATTGCACAACGAATTTGAGTTTTGAAGCGTTCTACTTTTGTTGTCTATTGTAACATGAGCTTATGGATTGCAATAGGGCATTAGAAGAGAAGCGTGCACGCTTAGGCTTGGTGGAATGCATGAACCATGAGCTATTGCAGCCGTACCCTGTACTTCATGAGAAGCCAGGTAGAGATTATACTGGACTGCTTgacccaccccccccccccccccccccccctgactGCTTAAATTCGTTTTTCAACGTACGGTAGTTTCACATTTTGGTTCTGTAGAAACTCCTGTAAGGTTTGTGGGCTGCTGGTTCTGATTGACTTATGTGCTTATTTGCAGTTTCTTCAAACTTCT of Zea mays cultivar B73 chromosome 8, Zm-B73-REFERENCE-NAM-5.0, whole genome shotgun sequence contains these proteins:
- the LOC103635752 gene encoding ERBB-3 BINDING PROTEIN 1; amino-acid sequence: MSSDDEVREEKELDLSSNDVVTKYKTAAEILNNALKLVVSECKPKAKIVDLCEKGDSFIREQTGNVYKNAKRKIERGIAFPTCVSVNNTVCHFSPLTTDDAVLEENDMVKIDMGCHIDGFIAVVAHTHVIANGPVTGRAADVLAAANTAAEVAMRLVRPGKKNKDVTEAIQKVAAVYDCKIVEGVLSHQLKQFVIDGNKVVLSVSNADTKVDDAEFEENEVYAIDIVTSTGEGKPKLLDEKQTTIYKRAVDKNYNLKMKASRFIFSEISQKFPIMPFTARALEEKRARLGLVECMNHELLQPYPVLHEKPGDLVAHIKFTVLLMPNGSDRITSYPLQELKPTKSIEDNAEIKAWLALGTKSKKKGGGKKKKGKKGDAAGDPMEATNDATSQE